The Pueribacillus theae nucleotide sequence TAAAGCTCGCTTGATGTAAAAAAGGTCTCTGAAAAAATTCTTTAGAAATCGCCTCGACAAGTAATTGCAGTTCTTTATCATCCATTCGATTTCCCTTCCCGATTATTTTTTGTCACAAAAAAAGCCTTCATCCATATAATAAAACATTACACTTTTGAAGGAGGGAGAAACATGCCTGTCTGGTTTAAAAAACAACTCATGCGGGCATATTTCCAAAAGGATCGTTATCAAATTAAACTTCTCAATCAATGCTGGTATTTCTACCTTAATGCACATACGCAAAAACCTGTTAGTTAGTACTGCCTTACACTATAAAAGAGCAGCGATTAAACTAATTTAATTGCTGCTCCGGCGCTAGCATCGTAAGCGCGATTCGTTCTCTGACCAAGTCAA carries:
- the cmpA gene encoding cortex morphogenetic protein CmpA is translated as MPVWFKKQLMRAYFQKDRYQIKLLNQCWYFYLNAHTQKPVS